The region AAGACTTGTCTTCGGGATGCTTTTCGATCACCGCAGGTTCAGTTTGGGCAGGGTAGGCAGACACAAGCTTAACGCGAAACTCGGGTTTAAGAAAAGAAAGGATCTGATCCTGCGCAAGGACGAGATGCTTGCCATCTCAAAGAGACTTATCGAATTCGCCGAGCGCCGTCATCCCTCTGATGATATGGATCACCTCTCCAACCGTCGGGTTAAGGGTATAGGAGAGCAGCTTTACAACGTTTTCCGTCAATCGCTTCTGCAACTGGGACAGAACTCCAAGGAGCGCGCGAGCTTCATCGACGAGGAAAAGGCGACCCCGCTTGAACTTCTCAACTCTCCGGTCGTCTCCAACAGCGTTACGCGTTTCTTTACCACCGGCACTGTATCCCAGTTTATGGAACAGGTCAATCCGTTGGCAGAGCTTACGCATAAGCGTCGTCTGACAGCACTCGGCCCGGGTGGACTCACCAAGGAGACAGCAGGTTTCGAGGTGCGCGACGTTCACTACTCCCACTTCGGCCGCATCTGTCCTATAGAGACCCCGGAAGGGCAGAACATCGGTCTCATCACATCGCTTGCCTACTACAGTAAGATCGACGCTTACGGCTTTATCAAGACCCCTTACGTAAAGGTCGAGAACGGTCGTATAACCGGCAAGATTGATTACCTGAACGCCGAAGCCGAAGAGGAGTTTAGCATCGCCCCCCCTGACGAGCTTGAGTTTGACTCCGAGCGCCGCATCAAGGGCAAGGAGGTCCCCGCACGCTTGAGGGGTGAGGTGGTGATGGTTCCGCCCGAAAAGATTGACTACGTGACCTTCTCTCCCAGACAGATATTCTCGCCCTCAACCTCTCTTATTCCATTCCTTGAGCACGACGACGGCGACCGGGCTCTCATGGGTTCAAATATGCAGCGTCAGGCCGTACCACTTATCCGGCCAGAGGCTCCTTATGTTATGACAGGCGTAGAGGAGACAGTTGCCCGAAAGGCGGAGTCGGTTGTTGCAACAGACGAACCCGGACGAGTGGCTTACGTGGATGCCAAGAGGATACTCCTCGAGACGAAGCAAGGCATCCGCGAGTACCGGTTGCGCAACTTCCAGAAATCCAATCAGTATACCTGTATCCACTACCGGCCGATTGTTAAACCTGGCGAGCGTGTAAAGCGTGGCCAGGTTATGGCCGACGGCCCTTCAACCTGCCAGGGGCATCTTTCACTGGGACGCAACATCCTGGTTGCTTTCATGCCTCTATGGGGTTATAACTATGAGGATGCGATCGTCGTCTCAGAGCGGATTCTGGTGGAGGATGAGTTTACCTCCATCCAGGTTCTTGAGTACGAGGTCCAGGCCCGTGAGACCCGTCTTGGCCCGGAGGAGATTACTCGTGATATACCAGGGGCGTCAGAATCTGACCTGGTTGATCTTGATGAGTTCGGGATCGTTCGCATCGGGGCGGAGGTTAAACCCGACGATATCCTTGCGGGCCGCATCACCCCTCGAGGAGACACAGAGCTTACCCCTGAGGAGCGTCTTCTTCGTGCGATCTTCGGAGAGAAGGCGACAAACGTCCGCGATACCTCTCTGCGCGTGGAGCCCGGCGTCTTCGGCACGGTGATAGGGTGCAGGATCCTTACACGCAATACCCAGGATCCCCTGGCACGTCGTGTAATCGAGGAGCGCCGTCGCAGCGTTGAGAGGCGCTTCGACGACCGTCGTGAGCTACTACTTGCTCAGCGCGACACAGAACTGCGCCGCCTGCTTTCAGGCCAAAAACTTGCCGCTGCGGTTCTCAGTAAACGCGGTAAGGAGATACTTGCCAAGGGTGAGGTTCTTACAGATTCGCTTCTTGAGGATCTGCCTTTTGACAAACTGAAGCTTGCAAAGATTCAACTTACCGATAAGAAGAAGACAGCCAAGCTCTCCGAACTACTACAGCGAACGGCAAAGGTTCTTTCCGAGCTGGAAGACGAGCTGCGTAGCCAGCTTGAAAACGCCTCAAGGGGCGATGATCTGCCGCACGGGGTGCTTAAATCGCTAAAGATCTACATCGCTCAGAAGCGAAACCTCTCGGTAGGTGACAAGCTTTCAGGTCGTCACGGTAACAAGGGTGTTGTCTCCAAGATCCTTCCGGTCGAGGACATGCCTTACCTGTCTGACGGCACGCCGGTTGACATGGTCCTTAACACCTTGAGTGTGCCCTCGCGTATGAACATCGGACAGATCCTTGAGACGATCCTGGGATACGCCGCTCACCGGTTGGGTTACAACGCTGTCTGTCCGATCTTTGAGGGCGCCACGATTGAAGAGATCAAAGAAGAACTTCGTGAAGCCGGCCTGCCTTTGTCCGGTAAGGTGAGGTTGCGCGACGGCCGCACCGGAGAGGAGTTCGACGGAGACGTCACCGTAGGCTACATGTATATGATGAAGCTCATTCACATGGTTGATGACAAGATTCACGCCCGTTCGACCGGAACCTACTCGCTTATCACCCAGCAGCCACTGGGCGGTAAGGCTCAGTTTGGCGGTCAGCGTTTCGGAGAGATGGAGGTCTGGGCGCTTGAGGCTTACGGTGCCGCTCATACCCTTCAGGAGATGTTAACCATTAAGTCCGACGACGTGGAAGGGCGCAACGCCTTGTATGAGGCGCTTATCAAGGGGCAAAACCCTCCGCCTCCAACGATGCCGGCAAGCTTTAACGTGCTTGTCAAGGAGCTTCGAGGGCTTGGGCTTAATCTAGTTCCACTAAAGGAGAAGAAGAATGCCTCCCGATAGAGTTGAAGGTTGGGATTTTGATGCACTCAGGATTCAGATAGCCTCACCTGAGGACGTACGTAGCTGGTCCATGGGAGAGGTTACCAAGGCAGAGACCATCAACTACCGCACGCAGAAACCTGAGCGTGACGGGCTCTTCTGCGAGCGTATCTTCGGTCCTGTGAAGAACTACGAGTGCAGTTGCGGCAAGTACAAGAAGGTTCGCTACAAGGGAATAGTCTGTGACCGTTGCGGCGTGGAGGTTACCACCTCGGCGGTGCGCCGTGAACGTATGGGACACATCGAGCTTGCCATCCCGGTGGTGCATTCACTTTTCTACAAGGTGCCTCCTTCCAAGATAGGCAAGCTTCTGGACCTGTCCGCAGGCCAGATTGAAAGTATCGTCAACTACGAAGCCTACGTTGTGCTTGAGACAGGTTCATCAACTTACAAGAAGCTTTCCCTTATCTACGACGAGGACGAGTATCATGATGTGATATCGAGATATGAGGGTCTTAAGGCCGGCATGGGGACGGAGTCCCTTTTGGAGCTCCTCAGGGCGATAGACCTTGACGACCTCTCGGCAGAGCTGAAGTCGCGTATCAAGCACGAGGTCTCCAAACGCCGGGCGTTGCTTGATCGCCTCAAGATCGTAGAGGCGTTCCGCCAATCGGAGAACCGCGTGGAGTGGATGATCCTTGAGGTTATACCGGTTATCCCGCCTGATCTGCGTCCCCTGGTGGCGCTTGAGGGAGGTCGCTATGCAACCTCGGACATCAACGACCTCTATAAGCGTGTCGTCGTCCGCAACAATCGCCTCAAGCATCTCATGTCCATAAAGACCCCGGATATCATCCTCAAGAACGAAAAGCGGATGCTTCAGGAGGCTCTAAACGCGCTCTTTGATAACGAGCACCTTTCTCGTCCGGTCAGGGGACGCGGCAATAGGCCGCTCAAATCCTTGTCCGAAACCCTTAGGGGTAAGCAGGGACGATTCCGCCGCAACCTTCTCGGAAAACGAGTTGACTACTCCGGTCGTTCGGTGATCGTCGTAGATCCACATCTTAAGCTTTACGAGTGCTCACTGCCCAAGGAGATGGGTAAGGAGCTCTTCAAACCGATAGTCCTGCAGCGTCTTGAGGAGCGCAAGGTCGCCCAGTCCGATCGCAGCGCGAAGGAGCTATTCCGCATGGAGGCTCCTGAGATGTGGGAGGTTCTGGAGGAGATCGTTAAATCACATCCTGTGCTCCTTAACCGTGCACCTACCCTGCACCGTGTTTCGGTGCAGGCCTTCTATCCTCGGTTGTGGGAGAACCGTGCTATCGGTATTCATCCTCTGGTCTGTCCACCCTTCAACGCCGACTTCGACGGTGATACTATGTCTGTCCACGTTCCCTTTACACCTGAGGCGATTCTTGAAAGTTCGGTGCTCCTCTTGGCGCCGAACAACATCCTCTCACCTGCGAACGGGAAACCGTTGATGGTGCCAGGACAGGACATGGTTCTTGGTATCTACTACCTGACCAAACAGCATCCGGGTAAGGCCCGTGATCCCAGGCCCTTATACGACAGATTCGAGGAACTGCACCTCGCCTACGAGAACAAGACCATGGGTCTTTTTGATGAGATCGATTGGCTGCATAAGGGCAAGCGGGTCAAGACGACCGTTGGGCGTGTATTCCTTAATGAGGTTCTTCCAGAGGAGCTTCGTTTCGTCAACAAGGCTCTTAACAGAAGGGAGACGGTTAACCTGATTGATGCCTGCTTCAGGGGCTTCGGCTTCAGGTGCACCGCAGAACTTCTCGATTCCCTTAAGGAATTGGGGTTTGACTATGCTACTCGATCCGGTGCCTCGATAGGGATGGATGATCTGGTTGAGCCGCGTGTTAAGCAAAAGATCATCGGACAGGCCATGAAGGAGGCCAAGCGGTATTATGACGCCTACGAAAAGGGTGTGATCACCGAACGGGAGAGGTACAACAATGTAGTAAACATGTGGGTCAATGCTTCGAGGGAGCTTCTAGATTACATGATGAATGATCTCACGGAGGACCAAGAGGGATTTAACCCCCTGTTTATGTTGATCGATTCCGATGCTCGTGGTTCCAAGGATCAGGCCAAGCAGCTTGCCGCGATGCGCGGTCTCATGTCTCGTCCTTCGCGTCGCCTTACCGGTGAAGAGGTGATCGAGCGTCCTATCATTAGTTCCTTCAAGAACGGCCTTACGGTTCTCGAGTACTTCCTCTCTACGCACGGTGCGCGTAAGGGTCTCACTGACACCGCCCTTAAGACCGCGGAGGCCGGTTACCTTACCCGTCGCCTTGTTGACGTCGCCCAGGATGTCATCGTTGCCATTGAGGACTGTGGGACGATTCTGGGTGAGGAAGTTGGTGCCCTGCGTGAAGGTGGAAAGGTGATGGAGGCGCTTTCTGAGCGTATCACAGGTAGGATAGCACTGCAGAGCGTTCAGAATCCTATCACCGGTGAAGCGATAGTCTACGCCGGCGAGGAGATTACCGAAGAGAAGGCAGCCGAGATCGAACAGGTGGGCATAGAGAAGGTACGTGTCCGTTCGGTCCTTACCTGCGAGGCCGCCAGCGGGGTATGTGCTCAGTGTTACGGTCGCAATCCGGCGACCGGCAGGATGGTTGAGATAGGCGAGGCGGTTGGAATCATGGGTGCCCAGTCCATTGGCGAACCTGGCACCCAGCTTACCCTTCGTACATTCCACTATGGCGGAGTTGCCCAGCGCGCGGCTGAGGAGACGAGTATGGAGGCCAAGTTCGACGGCAAGGTAGGGGTCGGGAAGCTGGAGACGGTCCAGCGCTCCGATGGTGCGGTGATCGTGATTGGCGAGGGGGGGACGATTGAACTTACCTCACAGAAACGCAAGGCGACGTTTGTTGTTCCTAAGGGTTCTTTGCTTCTACTCAAGGACGGTGAGGAGGTTGGCGAAGGAACCGTGCTCTTCGAATGGGAGCCTTACGTGATCTCAATTATCGCTCTCAACCCTGGTAAGGTCCGCTTCGTGGATATCATCCCCGGTGTTACCCTGCGTGAGGATGTGGTTGGCACCTCTGAGCGCAAACAGATGATTATCGTCGAGGACCGCGAGAAACGTCGTCACCCTCAGCTTAAGATCTGCGGTGCTAAAGGTAAGGTGTTGGGACGCTATGAGCTGCCGGCGGGTGCATATCTCCTTGTTGAAGACGGTGCCGAGATAGGCCCAGGAGAGATACTTGCCAAGTTCCAGCGAGAGATCGGCAAGACTACCGATATCACCGGGGGTCTGCCTCGAGTCTCAGAGCTATTCGAAGCCAAACACCCTAAGAACCCCGCGATTATTGCAGACATCGACGGAACTGTCCGTATAGATCCACCACAGGAGGGTGTGCGTCGTTTGCGTATACTATCAGAGTCAGGGA is a window of candidate division TA06 bacterium B3_TA06 DNA encoding:
- the rpoC gene encoding DNA-directed RNA polymerase subunit beta', whose product is MPPDRVEGWDFDALRIQIASPEDVRSWSMGEVTKAETINYRTQKPERDGLFCERIFGPVKNYECSCGKYKKVRYKGIVCDRCGVEVTTSAVRRERMGHIELAIPVVHSLFYKVPPSKIGKLLDLSAGQIESIVNYEAYVVLETGSSTYKKLSLIYDEDEYHDVISRYEGLKAGMGTESLLELLRAIDLDDLSAELKSRIKHEVSKRRALLDRLKIVEAFRQSENRVEWMILEVIPVIPPDLRPLVALEGGRYATSDINDLYKRVVVRNNRLKHLMSIKTPDIILKNEKRMLQEALNALFDNEHLSRPVRGRGNRPLKSLSETLRGKQGRFRRNLLGKRVDYSGRSVIVVDPHLKLYECSLPKEMGKELFKPIVLQRLEERKVAQSDRSAKELFRMEAPEMWEVLEEIVKSHPVLLNRAPTLHRVSVQAFYPRLWENRAIGIHPLVCPPFNADFDGDTMSVHVPFTPEAILESSVLLLAPNNILSPANGKPLMVPGQDMVLGIYYLTKQHPGKARDPRPLYDRFEELHLAYENKTMGLFDEIDWLHKGKRVKTTVGRVFLNEVLPEELRFVNKALNRRETVNLIDACFRGFGFRCTAELLDSLKELGFDYATRSGASIGMDDLVEPRVKQKIIGQAMKEAKRYYDAYEKGVITERERYNNVVNMWVNASRELLDYMMNDLTEDQEGFNPLFMLIDSDARGSKDQAKQLAAMRGLMSRPSRRLTGEEVIERPIISSFKNGLTVLEYFLSTHGARKGLTDTALKTAEAGYLTRRLVDVAQDVIVAIEDCGTILGEEVGALREGGKVMEALSERITGRIALQSVQNPITGEAIVYAGEEITEEKAAEIEQVGIEKVRVRSVLTCEAASGVCAQCYGRNPATGRMVEIGEAVGIMGAQSIGEPGTQLTLRTFHYGGVAQRAAEETSMEAKFDGKVGVGKLETVQRSDGAVIVIGEGGTIELTSQKRKATFVVPKGSLLLLKDGEEVGEGTVLFEWEPYVISIIALNPGKVRFVDIIPGVTLREDVVGTSERKQMIIVEDREKRRHPQLKICGAKGKVLGRYELPAGAYLLVEDGAEIGPGEILAKFQREIGKTTDITGGLPRVSELFEAKHPKNPAIIADIDGTVRIDPPQEGVRRLRILSESGTEKEYKIPYAKYLLVEDTGYVKAGEKLCEGNIDPHDILRVKGRMAVMEYLTNEIQEVYRMQGVRINDKHIALIVRQMLSKVKIDDPGDSTFVEGEIIEKQRIQEVNDKLRADGVAPATFHPILLGITKASLTTNSFFAAASFQETTRVLSMAAVEGKVDHLTGLKENVIVGKLIPAGTGFPGFVLKDAEEEIIEQREMPKTEAG
- the rpoB gene encoding DNA-directed RNA polymerase subunit beta — encoded protein: MKFKDFSKLPRYGTAEAMKNIQIGSFEECLQTDVVPEKRKLIGLEAAFDEAFPIEDIHSHLRLEYLGYEVGPSLYTPEEAIERGATYSRPVNGFFRLTRFFEPEEKGAEPRLKDVIGQKVYICDVPYITSGGSFIIHGVERVVISQLQRSPGIYFSLMKGAYSTLIVPERGAWFQIDVGNNNVLTAVFERRRKVPLFTFLRTLGYTPEDLVDEFVRTRETAPKEGVVLAATVKTPDGVTLADLGDELTAELCGFLRERRISKVKVFDEDRYGVRVLIDSIRADKSTSEDDALRRIYYKLRSVMPSTIDLAKRLVFGMLFDHRRFSLGRVGRHKLNAKLGFKKRKDLILRKDEMLAISKRLIEFAERRHPSDDMDHLSNRRVKGIGEQLYNVFRQSLLQLGQNSKERASFIDEEKATPLELLNSPVVSNSVTRFFTTGTVSQFMEQVNPLAELTHKRRLTALGPGGLTKETAGFEVRDVHYSHFGRICPIETPEGQNIGLITSLAYYSKIDAYGFIKTPYVKVENGRITGKIDYLNAEAEEEFSIAPPDELEFDSERRIKGKEVPARLRGEVVMVPPEKIDYVTFSPRQIFSPSTSLIPFLEHDDGDRALMGSNMQRQAVPLIRPEAPYVMTGVEETVARKAESVVATDEPGRVAYVDAKRILLETKQGIREYRLRNFQKSNQYTCIHYRPIVKPGERVKRGQVMADGPSTCQGHLSLGRNILVAFMPLWGYNYEDAIVVSERILVEDEFTSIQVLEYEVQARETRLGPEEITRDIPGASESDLVDLDEFGIVRIGAEVKPDDILAGRITPRGDTELTPEERLLRAIFGEKATNVRDTSLRVEPGVFGTVIGCRILTRNTQDPLARRVIEERRRSVERRFDDRRELLLAQRDTELRRLLSGQKLAAAVLSKRGKEILAKGEVLTDSLLEDLPFDKLKLAKIQLTDKKKTAKLSELLQRTAKVLSELEDELRSQLENASRGDDLPHGVLKSLKIYIAQKRNLSVGDKLSGRHGNKGVVSKILPVEDMPYLSDGTPVDMVLNTLSVPSRMNIGQILETILGYAAHRLGYNAVCPIFEGATIEEIKEELREAGLPLSGKVRLRDGRTGEEFDGDVTVGYMYMMKLIHMVDDKIHARSTGTYSLITQQPLGGKAQFGGQRFGEMEVWALEAYGAAHTLQEMLTIKSDDVEGRNALYEALIKGQNPPPPTMPASFNVLVKELRGLGLNLVPLKEKKNASR